One window of the Zea mays cultivar B73 chromosome 3, Zm-B73-REFERENCE-NAM-5.0, whole genome shotgun sequence genome contains the following:
- the LOC103650738 gene encoding uncharacterized protein, whose protein sequence is MEKLDHNDMTIRAGPGKDLKIIKDTVHLILGLPNAGGGTALGIDEAVAANNLRAELGLSKEDFGVAALQDRLRKGWGITNHEVLLTEEMDRFHQMDWCQLYYLDHLHDSAAPQNKRGTPQIKYFDRNIIQALTRADKGKIRKGEEPFGHCSHTIHIELPLIRDLISSKLNQLPSRHRLGFIEKLSHFDTEVGKACSVIKQTLQQIVEKQYNLSDVFGELIDEVLRAESGDNEDGYDVQKTTSKSDDILPQTAKSCPDEADIDPLVHTNITKQNKTPTTPVGKHGDGGKNMPTNTNVTPKATPHMEPDAPIFDATPQIKSTGGVQQAAETDLPDSGPCFDQTPSEHVSVETDPATNTPQVGQASLDSEMQTVLALREYLCGLQSDTSRTIIDYGEYSATCSDIYESFADGKCLDNVFMQCFIQCVFDDAKNQQTSMSSNSLILDVNVGSLLNFEEQERHSRNPQPFDESVLHTLLDNSLPETDELDQCSAGNTSEIRSLALHYITFHPKNKALSLLEDIQRFKV, encoded by the exons ATGGAAAAGCTCGACCATAATGACATGACAATTCGAGCCGGCCCAGGGAaggatctgaaaattataaaggaTACGGTGCACCTTATTTTGGGGTTACCAAATGCTGGTGGAGGAACTGCATTGGGCATCGATGAAGCTGTTGCTGCCAACAATTTAAGAGCTGAACTTGGTTTATCGAAAGAAGATTTTGGGGTTGCAGCTCTTCAAGATCGTCTGAGGAAAGG CTGGGGAATAACCAACCATGAGGTTCTTTTAACTGAGGAGATGGATCGTTTCCACCAGATGGACTGGTGCCAG ctgtattatttggatcatcttcATGACTCAGCGGCACCTCAGAACAAACGTGGAACACCACAGATCAAATATTTTGATAGGAATATTATTCAAGCACTGACAAGAGCTGACAAGGGCAAGATACGCAAAGGAGAAGAACCATTTGGACATTGTTCG CACACAATTCACATCGAACTCCCGCTCATCAGGGATTTGATATCAAGCAAGCTGAATCAGCTTCCATCCCGCCACCGCCTGGGTTTCATAGAGAAGTTGTCACATTTTGATACAGAGGTTGGTAAGGCGTGTTCAGTTATTAAACAGACTCTTCAGCAGATTGTTGAGAAACAATACAACCTATCTGATGTTTTTGGCGAGTTAATTGATGAGGTCCTCCGTGCTGAGTCGGGGGACAATGAAGATGGTTATGATGTGCAGAAAACAACTTCAAAATCAGATGATATTCTTCCCCAGACAGCAA AAAGTTGCCCCGATGAAGCTGATATTGATCCTCTGGTTCATACAAATATAACGAAACAGAACAAAACACCTACAACCCCAGTG GGTAAACATGGTGACGGTGGCAAGAACATGCCGACCAACACAAACGTCACTCCTAAAGCAACACCACATATGGAACCTGACGCGCCGATATTTGATGCGACTCCACAAATCAAG TCTACTGGCGGCGTCCAACAAGCGGCAGAAACAGACCTGCCCGACAGTGGTCCATGCtttgatcagactccatctgaacat GTTTCTGTTGAAACCGATCCAGCTACAAACACTCCACAGGTTGGCCAGGCTTCTCTTGATTCGGAGATGCAAACTGTGTTAGCTCTACGCGAATATTTGTGTGGTCTGCAATCTGACACCAGCAG GACCATAATAGATTATGGTGAATATTCAGCGACATGTTCTGATATATATGAATCTTTTGCCGATGGGAAGTGTCTCGACAATGTATTCATGCAGTGTTTCATCCAATGTGTTTTTGATGATGCAAAAAATCAGCAGACTTCCATGAGTTCGAACAGTTTGATTCTTGATGTTAATGTTGGG TCACTACTCAACTTTGAGGAACAGGAACGACACAGTCGCAACCCTCAACCTTTTGATGAATCTGTACTCCACACACTTCTAGACAATTCATTGCCTGAGACAGATGAATTGGACCAATGCAGCGCG GGCAACACTAGTGAGATACGGTCTCTTGCGCTGCATTATATCACATTCCACCCGAAGAACAAAGCATTATCGCTGCTCGAAGACATCCAAAGATTCAAGGTCTAA